The following are encoded in a window of Vigna unguiculata cultivar IT97K-499-35 chromosome 8, ASM411807v1, whole genome shotgun sequence genomic DNA:
- the LOC114194036 gene encoding ethylene-responsive transcription factor ERF017-like: MVKPAMTRVDSSSSSSSSPTSCNESFSTTTCKMYKGVRKRKWGKWVSEIRLPNSRERIWLGSYDTQEKAARAFDAALYCLRGKGASFNFPDTPRLLEMDSLKIPCSHQEIQEAAAKFANKVVEIFAEEDGEVGVQSESMSDHTTDTNTNTEFPIYGGTNHDVQVDQDTMDWTFMNMLDDLNGSDFGLYFEAEKGEFSCPTTHTPLLFHNGDEVEVDDHDHDAFSNHSFLWSWNF; encoded by the coding sequence ATGGTGAAACCGGCCATGACCAGAGttgattcttcttcttcttcctcttcttctcccACTTCTTGCAATGAATCATTCTCCACCACTACCTGCAAGATGTACAAGGGAGTGAGGAAGAGAAAATGGGGGAAATGGGTCTCTGAAATTCGGCTTCCCAATAGCCGTGAGCGTATATGGTTGGGCTCTTACGACACGCAAGAGAAAGCAGCACGAGCCTTTGATGCTGCTCTCTATTGCCTGCGTGGGAAGGGTGCGAGCTTCAACTTCCCCGACACGCCTCGTCTCTTGGAAATGGACTCGCTCAAGATACCGTGCAGCCACCAAGAGATTCAGGAGGCGGCGGCGAAGTTTGCAAACAAGGTGGTGGAGATTTTCGCAGAAGAAGATGGAGAAGTTGGAGTTCAGAGTGAGTCTATGTCTGACCACACCACAGACACGAACACGAACACGGAGTTTCCTATTTATGGTGGGACAAACCATGATGTCCAAGTGGACCAAGACACCATGGATTGGACATTTATGAACATGTTGGATGACTTGAATGGCTCGGATTTTGGCCTCTATTTTGAAGCGGAGAAGGGTGAGTTTTCGTGCCCCACAACACACACTCCACTACTCTTTCACAATGGAGATGAGGTTGAAGTTGATGATCATGATCATGATGCTTTTTCTAACCACTCTTTTCTTTGGAGTTGGAACTTTTGA